The following coding sequences lie in one Plasmodium berghei ANKA genome assembly, chromosome: 7 genomic window:
- a CDS encoding fam-b protein gives MRVSVLKYVIFSIVICSFEYAKNELYFVNDKGIYLEGNVINFRNNRILEEADNQIDLNEFYQSTLSLANQFNGCNDGKKEIEHLQNIINSHIKKHKENNTLPNLNNLDKKTKKLIDDLRTELEEVKREIDNKRNGELAIHSIDDKIIIKKDENGSVSEHEDFKQLRNSENILEIDEDIFDNEYCEIKSSENYRKFQINKNIKKNEKLIKKLMILSVTILSVAIASGTVSLLLLLAPLGGLIFRNWRRIRKYRFRL, from the exons ATGAGAGTCAgtgttttaaaatatgttattttttcaattgtTATTTGTTCTTTTGAATATGCCAAAAAT GAATTATACTTTGTAAACGATAAAGGGATATACCTTGAAGGGAATGTAATAAACTTTAGAAATAATAGGATATTAGAAGAAGCGGACAATCAAATTgatttaaatgaattttatcAATCAACTTTGAGTCTTGCAAATCAATTTAATGGTTGTAATGATGgtaaaaaggaaatagaACACcttcaaaatattataaattcaCATATAAAGAAgcataaagaaaataatacattacccaatttaaataatttagatAAGAAAACTAAAAAGCTAATTGATGACCTTCGAACAGAATTAGAAGAAGTAAAAAGAGAGATTGATAATAAAAGGAATGGTGAATTAGCAATACATTCGAtagatgataaaataataataaaaaaagatgaaaatggTTCTGTATCAGAACATGAAGACTTTAAACAATTGAGAAATtctgaaaatattttggaAATTGATGAAgatatttttgataatgAATATTGTGAAATTAAATCAAGTGAAAATTATAGGAAATtccaaattaataaaaatattaaaaaaaatgaaaaattaattaagaAGTTGATGATTTTGTCTGTTACAATTTTGTCTGTGGCAATAGCATCAGGAACAGTGAGCTTACTATTGCTACTTGCACCGTTGGGGGGGTTAATATTTAGGAACTGGCGGAGAATCAGGAAATATAGATTTagattatga